The following are encoded together in the Triticum dicoccoides isolate Atlit2015 ecotype Zavitan chromosome 6B, WEW_v2.0, whole genome shotgun sequence genome:
- the LOC119326006 gene encoding geranylgeranyl pyrophosphate synthase, chloroplastic-like, translating to MTVNEALDLALPLGHPERLFESMGYSLFAGGKRVRPMLALAACELVGGDEAAALPVACAVEMVHTMSLIHDDLPCMDDDHLRRGRPTNHVAFGVSTALLAGDALLACAFEHVARGCTEHGVPADRALRAVAELASAVGTDGLVTGQVVDLASEGADVDLATLEYIHVHKTARLLEAAAVCGAIVSGGADEEIEGIRRYARYVGLLFQVVDDVLDVTRTSEQLGKTAGKDIATDKATYPKLMGVDGALTYAAELVASAEAELDRFDGTCKEPLRHLAHFIVYRQH from the coding sequence ATGACCGTGAATGAAGCGCTCGACCTCGCTCTGCCGCTTGGGCACCCCGAGCGCCTCTTCGAGTCCATGGGCTACTCTCTCTTCGCGGGTGGCAAGCGGGTGCGCCCCATGCTTGCGCTCGCCGCGTGCGAGCTAGTGGGCGGTGATGAGGCCGCtgccctgcctgtggcctgcgccgTCGAGATGGTCCATACCATGTCGCTCATCCACGACGACCTCCCTTGCATGGACGATGACCACCTCCGGCGCGGCCGCCCCACAAACCACGTTGCCTTTGGTGTCAGCACCGCGTTGCTCGCGGGGGACGCGCTCCTGGCGTGTGCGTTCGAGCACGTCGCCCGGGGATGCACGGAGCACGGCGTGCCGGCCGACCGCGCACTCCGCGCTGTGGCAGAGCTCGCCAGCGCCGTGGGCACGGACGGACTCGTGACGGGGCAGGTTGTGGACCTTGCCAGCGAGGGTGcagacgtcgacctggccacgctaGAGTACATCCATGTGCACAAGACGGCACGACTCCTAGAGGCCGCGGCGGTGTGCGGCGCCATCGTCTCCGGAGGAGCCGATGAAGAGATTGAGGGCATCCGGCGGTACGCGCGTTACGTCGGCCTGCTATTCCAGGTAGTGGACGACGTGCTGGACGTGACGCGCACGTCCGAGCAGCTAGGGAAGACGGCAGGGAAGGATATTGCGACCGACAAGGCAACGTACCCGAAGCTGATGGGCGTGGACGGGGCGCTCACGTACGCGGCAGAGCTTGTGGCGAGCGCCGAGGCAGAGCTAGACCGCTTTGACGGTACTTGTAAAGAGCCTCTGCGTCACCTCGCGCACTTCATTGTGTACCGGCAGCACTGA
- the LOC119324988 gene encoding uncharacterized protein LOC119324988 isoform X1 — protein MCEKFLGCRPHWGLFKHIFTCRSQLVKKANPSDERTNVIHMCGGLGIQMMGKSAFPAMILPDSVRGWRSTWFYYKDQPTPGQSTGLPPFSIARVEKPPTLKVTPAERVELNMLVDRVVQLVHDGVTGMDLLEVFLRRRIQPLQARDHPMWMYSVIEDNTRIHPEEVDVATVVQWLKGITGNKDNPRGSRRVLPFDSTNEPAKIYTEMYPMPNGEQEQEHEGEASGGESGEWHSDGGEDDESKDSSSGVEVDSPPRSERRSKLKHDPTSVCGKVVPPTGQTSKRPRTSSPVPNEKALKHPKVAASKPLKALPKIKVNVPVASG, from the exons atgtgcgagaaattCCTAGGCTGCCGACCccattggggccttttcaaacacattttcacttgtcgttcccaattggtcaaaaaggccaatccgagtgatgagaggacaaaTGTGATCCATATGTGTGGAGGTTTAGGGATCCAGATGATGGGAAAAAGTGCTTTCCCCGCCATGATTCTTCCTGATTCTGTTAGGGGGTGgcggtcgacttggttctactacaAGGACCAACCGACTCCTGGTCAGTCGACCGGCCTCCCACCATTTTCTATAGCCCGAGTCGAAAAGCCTCCAACTTTGAAAGTGACCCCGGCTGAGAGAGTGGAGCTGAATATGCTAGTCGACCGAGTAGTCCAGCTTGTCCATGACggcgtgaccggcatggacctGTTAGAGGTGTTTCTCAGACGGCGTATTCAACCTCTCCAAGCCCGTGACCACCCCATGTGGATGTATTCGGTGATTGAAGACAACACTcgaatccacccggaggaggttgaTGTGGCGACGGTGGTGCAGTGGTTGAAAGGTATTACcggcaacaaggacaaccccagggggtctAGGAGAGTTCTTCCATTCGACAGCACCAACGAACCAGCCAAG ATCTACACTGAGATGTATccgatgcccaacggagagcaggagcaagagcacGAGGGAGAGGCGAGTGGTGGTGAAAGTGGAGAGTGGCACTCTGAtggaggagaggacgacgagaGCAAAGACTCTAGCAGTGGTGTGGAGGTCGACTCTCCACCTCGCTCGGAGCGGCGCTCCAAACTGAAGCATGACCCGACAAGCGTCTGCGGCAAAGTGGTTCCTCCGACTGGACAAACTTCCAAGCGCCCTCGAACCTCTTCTCCAGTGCCAAATGAAAAGGCTCTGAAGCATCCCAAAGTCGCGGCGTCAAAACCTctgaaggctctgcccaagattaaAGTGAACGTCCCCGTTGCTTCTGG atga
- the LOC119324988 gene encoding uncharacterized protein LOC119324988 isoform X2 translates to MPQSTPVTEPVTQQSGDLNRASVTFAIPLSSERPSLLTAHALDPQPAATGLPSPLFTSRHVPEDQVGAAKEAIRQAGLMMEQMKVVREASQAAYDASSALQTNVQKSCELGARFADLEQKQIQLNLDLELAKENLQKAKDDAAEK, encoded by the exons ATGCCCCAGTCGACACCGGTGACAGAACCAGTGACTCAGCAGTCCGGAGACCTCAACCGGGCTTCCGTTACTTTTGCCATCCCCTTGTCGAGTGAACGTCCTTCATTGTTGACTGCCCATGCTTTGGATCCTCAGCCTGCTGCGACTGGTTTGCCCTCGCCACTTTTCACCTCCcgtcatgtcccagaggaccaagtagGAGCTGCCaaagaagccatacgccaggcaggCCTTATGATGGAACAAATGAAGGTGGTGCGTGAGGCTAGCCAGgccgcttatgacgccagttcagccctccagaccaatgtccag AAATCTTGTGAACTTGGAGCTCGATTTGCTGATCTGGAGCAGAAGCAGATCCAGCTCAATCTTGATCTGGAGTTGGCCAAGGAGAACTTGCAGAAAGCCAAGGATGACGCTGCTG AAAAATGA